The following is a genomic window from Pedobacter sp. KBS0701.
TCTTATGAGGTAGATGCAGCTTCGAAAGATTTTAAATACCCACAGATCTGGAGAACAAACGTAGCAGTTGACCAAAAATTACCAATGGGCATTATTGCCACTTTAGAAGCATCCTATACTAAAGATATCAATGCCGTAAACTTTTCTAACGCGGCATTACCAAACAATTCAACCGGCTTAAATACTCTTCCTGGTATTGAAGGTCAGCAGCGTTATACCGTAAAATCTACACATACAGGTACTACAGCAGCAAATCCATCGATTTCACCATTTATTTATATGCAGAATACCAAAAAAGGCTATTCTTACTTCATTACAGGTCAGTTGCAAAAATCTTTTTTAAGTGGATTTAATGCAAGTGTAGCTTATACTTACAGTCAATCGAAATCTGTAAACGACGGTGGTTCTACTGCAAGTTCAATCTGGTCGCAAAGGGCAATTGCCGGCGATGCAAATTCGGATGTTTTAGCCAATACCAATTTTATTCAGCCGAACAGGGTTATTGCTTCCTTAAGCTATAAAAAAGAGTATTTTAAACATGCGGCTACCACTATAGGTTTAATCTTCGAATCGGCCAATAACGGCGCATTCAGTTATGTTTCATCTGGCGATATCAATAACGATGGTGGCGCGAACGATTTAGTTTACATTCCACAAAACAAAGGCGATATTACTTTGGTTCCTGATTTTGCTGGCGATACGCGTACCCAGGATCAGATCTGGAACCAGTTGAACGCCTATATTACTCAAGATAGCTATCTTAGTAAACACAGGGGTGAATTTGCAAAGAGAAATGGTGCCATCATGTCGTACTTCAAAAGGGCAGATTTACACATTGCACAAGATTTTTTTGTTGGTCAGAAAGGCAAGAGAAACACGCTTCAGTTTACATTGGATATCATTAACCTTGGGAACCTGTTAAATAGTGATTGGGGCTTATATCAAACACCAAATATCCCATTATCAACTTACAATACCGCTGTATTATTGGCTTATAAAGGTTTAGATGCTACATCAGGGAAGCCTACATATTCATTCCCTTATCAGGATAAGGCCAATTTAACGCCATATACCACAACATACAAAAATATTACTGATCAGATTTCGCGTTGGCAGGCACAATTTGGTGTGCGTTACATTTTTAATTAATTCGCGATCCGTATCTTTTCACAATAAAAGCTCTGTAACAGGAGCTTTTATTGTTTGCCAGGTAAAATCCAATAAACAATTTACATCAATTATTAAAAACGATAGCCCGTAAGTAAAAAATTGTTAATATTTTTGGGGCCATGAAATATAAACGCATCCTACTTAAGCTTAGTGGAGAATCGCTAATGGGCGAAAAACAATACGGTATTGATAATGAACGCGTTAAGCAATACGCTGAAGATATCAAAGCCGTACACGATAAAGGTTTAGAAATCGCAATCGTAATTGGAGGAGGGAATATTTTTAGGGGCTTAAGCGCCGAAAAAAGTGGGATGGACAGAGCACAGGCCGATTATATGGGCATGTTGGCTACAGTAATCAACTCTATGGCCTTACAAGATGCTTTAGAAAAAGTTGGGATTAAAACACGTTTACTTACCGCAATTAAAATGGAGCAGATCTGCGAACCATTTATCCGCAGAAGGGCTGTTCGACATTTAGAAAAAGGCCGTGTGGTTATTTTTGGTGCAGGTACCGGAAACCCATACTTCACAACTGATTCTGCTGCTGCTTTACGAGCTATCGAAATCAAAGCTGATGTTGTTTTAAAAGGAACGCGTGTTGATGGAATTTATACCGCAGATCCTGAAAAAGACCCGTTAGCCACTAAATACGAAGAAATTTCTTTCAGAGAAGTGTACGATAAAGGCCTTAATGTAATGGATATGACAGCCTTTACTCTTTGTGAAGAAAACCAAGTGCCGATTATTGTGTTTGATATGAACAAACATGGCAATTTCATGAAAATCGCTAGTGGCGAACCTATTGGAACCCTGGTTAAATAAGGAATAAAAATTATTATTTTCGTAGAAATACACACAATTATGAACGACCTCATACAATTACAATTAATGGATGCCCAATCTGCAATGGATAGAGCAATCGATCATTGTGAATCTGAATTAACTAAAATCAGAGCTGGTAAAGCATCAGCTGGAATGTTGGATGGTATTTTCGTAGATTATTATGGCGCAGCTACAGCACTATCACAAGTAGCCAGCATTAATACGCCTGATGCCAGAACAATCGTAATCCAACCCTGGGAAAAATCACTTTTAACTGCAATTGAAAAAGCTATTCAGGTAGCTAACATTGGTATCAATCCACAAAATGATGGCATTGTTATCCGCCTGGTTGTACCGCCTTTAACAGAAGAGCGTAGAAAAGACTTAGTGAAAAAAGTGAAGGAGGAAGCCGAAAGAGGCCGAATTACCGTTCGTAACATCCGTAAGGATGCCAATACCAAAATTCAAAAACTGAAAGGTGAAGGTGTTTCTGATGACGAGATTAAAACAGGTGAAGGCGAAGTACAAAAATTAACCGATGCCTATATCATCAAGGTTGACAAACATGCCGAAGCCAAAGAAAAAGATGTAATGACAGTTTAATCTGTTCAATATAAAATCGGAGGGGAATGGACTTAAATCTATTCCCTTTTTTATTGCTTTATTTCTTTGCGCTTGAGCCTCTAACGTTTAAGACGGTAGGTAACGAGACCTGCATGTTTTCGATAGATTTGCCAGCTTTTTTAAGCTTATTCAATAAAATCTTCATCACGTTTTCTGCAATGGCCTCAAGAGGCTGTGCTATAGCCGTAACCGCAGGTTCACAAAATTCCAGGATTTCGAAATCATCAAAAGAAACAACCGCTATATCTTTGTGGAT
Proteins encoded in this region:
- the pyrH gene encoding UMP kinase → MKYKRILLKLSGESLMGEKQYGIDNERVKQYAEDIKAVHDKGLEIAIVIGGGNIFRGLSAEKSGMDRAQADYMGMLATVINSMALQDALEKVGIKTRLLTAIKMEQICEPFIRRRAVRHLEKGRVVIFGAGTGNPYFTTDSAAALRAIEIKADVVLKGTRVDGIYTADPEKDPLATKYEEISFREVYDKGLNVMDMTAFTLCEENQVPIIVFDMNKHGNFMKIASGEPIGTLVK
- the frr gene encoding ribosome recycling factor; its protein translation is MNDLIQLQLMDAQSAMDRAIDHCESELTKIRAGKASAGMLDGIFVDYYGAATALSQVASINTPDARTIVIQPWEKSLLTAIEKAIQVANIGINPQNDGIVIRLVVPPLTEERRKDLVKKVKEEAERGRITVRNIRKDANTKIQKLKGEGVSDDEIKTGEGEVQKLTDAYIIKVDKHAEAKEKDVMTV